In Corvus moneduloides isolate bCorMon1 chromosome 12, bCorMon1.pri, whole genome shotgun sequence, the following proteins share a genomic window:
- the SLC9A5 gene encoding sodium/hydrogen exchanger 5 isoform X3 produces the protein MQPPAASPGPAAPAGAELLRWQWREVQAPCLVAAWILVASLAKIVFHLSRKVTSIVPESCLLILLGLGLGGIVLAVAKKAEYQLEPNMFFLFLLPPIVLDSGYFMPSRLFFDNIGAILTYAVVGTLWNSFATGTALWGLHRAGLMDPGVEAGLMDFLLFGSLISAVDPVAVLAVFEEVHVNETLFIIVFGESLLNDAVTVVLYKVFNSFVELGPAHIHATDYVKGVASFFLVSLGGTAVGLLFAFLLALITRFTKRVRIIEPLFVFLLAYVAYLAAEMVSLSAILAVTFCGICCKKYVEANISQKSRTTVKYTMKTLASSSETIIFMFLGISAVDTSKWTWDTALVLGTLFFILLFRAVGQSVPLCVVLQTYVLNRFRLIPLDKIDQVVMSYGGLRGAVAFALVILLDREKGLTIKPLVTWLKVKRSDHHKPTLNEELHEHAFDHILAAVEDIVGHHGYHYWRDKWEQFDKKYLSQLLMRKSAYRLRDEIWDVYYKLNIRDAISFVDQGGHVHSAAKLALPSMPSRTSMSESSVTNLLRESGSGACLDLQVIDTVRSRRDKEDAAMHHVLRGSLYKPRRRYKASYSRHFISPDKQERQDKEIFRQNMKRRLETFKSTKHNVCSSKSKARLKEKGRKKKNISLTKEAPNGKTHRNVPWQDAAPVLVMVSSEEEESDSSETEKEDDEGIVFVARATDEVLQGKTTPGSLDVCPSPCIIPPSPTLAEKELPWKGDQADLAVYVSSETTKIVPVDMQKAWNQSISSLESIASPPGIESGPQHRRLACPVLEEQPQSASPAIPEQSSCFQFPSHVSKSGRSQSDSSPDGPEQQELQPLMAKEEQGRMPPTAETRWLMFNRASHL, from the exons TTTTCCACCTGTCAAGGAAGGTGACATCCATTGTCCCGGAGAGCTGcctcctcatcctgctggggctgggcctGGGGGGCATCGTGTTGGCTGTGGCGAAGAAGGCTGAGTACCAACTGGAGCCCAACatgttcttcctcttccttctgccccCCATCGTCCTGGACTCGGGGTACTTCATGCCCAGCCGGCTGTTCTTTGACAACATCGGTGCCATCCTCACCTACGCTGTGGTGGGCACACTCTGGAACTCCTTCGCCACCGGCACCGCGCTCTGGGGGCTGCACCGGGCCGGGCTCATGG ATCCAGGTGTTGAAGCTGGGCTGATGGATTTCCTGCTCTTTGGCAGCCTGATTTCAGCTGTGGACCCTGTGGCAGTCCTGGCTGTCTTCGAAGAGGTCCATGTTAATGAGACCCTCTTCATCATTGTGTTTGGCGAGTCTCTCCTGAATGATGCTGTCACCGTG GTGCTGTACAAGGTCTTCAACTCTTTTGTGGAGCTGGGCCCAGCACACATCCACGCCACAGACTACGTGAAGGGGGTAG CCTCCTTCTTCCTGGTGAGCCTGGGGGGCACAGCCGTGGGGCTGCTCTTCGCCTTCCTGCTGGCCCTGATCACGCGGTTCACCAAGCGCGTGCGCATCATTGAGCCACTCTTTGTCTTCCTCCTGGCCTACGTCGCGTACCTTGCTGCCGAGATGGTCTCGCTCTCTGCCATCCTGGC AGTCACCTTCTGTGGGATCTGCTGCAAGAAGTACGTGGAAGCCAACATCTCCCAGAAATCCCGCACCACTGTCAAGTACACCATGAAGACACTGGCCAGCAGCTCAGAGACCATCATCTTCATGTTTCTGGGCATCTCAGCTGTGGACACCTCCAAGTGGACATGGGACACGGCACTGGTGCTGGGCACCCTGTTCTTTATCCTGCTCTTCAGAGCTGTGGGTCAGTCTGTCCCACTGT GTGTTGTCCTCCAGACCTACGTGCTCAACCGCTTCCGTCTGATCCCCCTGGACAAGATCGACCAGGTGGTCATGTCATATGGTGGGCTCCGTGGGGCCGTGGCCTTCGCCCTGGTCATCCTGCTGGACAGGGAAAAG GGCCTCACCATCAAACCCCTGGTGACGTGGCTGAAGGTGAAGCGCAGTGACCACCACAAACCCACGCTGAACGAGGAGCTGCATGAGCAC GCCTTTGACCACATCCTGGCAGCGGTGGAGGACATCGTAGGGCACCATGGCTACCACTACTGGCGGGACAA GTGGGAGCAGTTTGACAAGAAATATCTGAGCCAGCTCCTGATGCGGAAATCTGCCTACAGGCTGCGGGATGAGATCTGGGATGTTTACTACAAGCTGAACATCCGTGATGCTATCAGCTTTGTCGATCAG GGTGGCCACGTGCACTCGGCTGCCAAGCTGGCACTGCCCTCCATGCCCAGCCGCACATCCATGTCAGAGTCGTCAGTCACAAACCTCCT GAGGGAGAGTGGGAGTGGCGCATGCCTGGACCTGCAGGTGATCGACACGGTGCGGAGCCGCCGGGACAAGGAGGACGCTGCCATGCACCACGTGCTGCGAGGGAGCCTCTACAAGCCCCGCCGGAGG TACAAGGCCAGCTACAGCCGTCACTTCATCTCTCCAGATAAACAAGAGCGCCAAGATAAAGAAATCTTCCGGCAGAACATGAAGAGGCGTCTGGAGACCTTCAAGTCCACAAAGCACAATGTCTGCTCCTCCAAGagcaaggccaggctgaaggaaaaaggcaggaaaaag AAGAACATCTCTCTGACCAAAGAGGCACCCAATGGGAAGACACACAGAAATGTCCCCTGGCAGGATGCAG ctcctgtcctgGTGATGGTCAgctcagaggaggaggagagcgatagctcagagacagagaaggagGATGATGAGGGGATTGTGTTCGTCGCTCGAGCCACTGATGAGGTCCTGCAGGGAAAGACAACTCCTG GCAGCCTGGATgtctgccccagcccctgcatcATCCCTCCATCACCAACCTtggcagagaaggagctgcCATGGAAAGGAGACCAGGCTGATCTGGCTGTTTATGTCTCCTCGGAGACCACCAAAATCGTGCCAGTGGATATGCAGAAGGCGTGGAACCAAAGCATCTCCTCCCTGGAGAGCATCGCTTCCCCCCCAGGCATCGAGAGTGGACCTCAGCACAGGAGACTCGCAtgccctgtgctggaggagcaACCCCAGTCTGCAAGCCCGGCGattccagagcagagctcttgCTTCCAGTTCCCCAGCCATGTCTCCAAGAGCGGCCGGTCACAGAGTGACAGCAGCCCGGATGgtcctgagcagcaggagctgcagcctttgATGGCCaaagaggagcagggcaggatgcCACCCACTGCAGAGACCAGGTGGCTGATGTTCAACAGAGCAAGCCACCTCTGA
- the SLC9A5 gene encoding sodium/hydrogen exchanger 5 isoform X2: MQPPAASPGPAAPAGAELLRWQWREVQAPCLVAAWILVASLAKIVFHLSRKVTSIVPESCLLILLGLGLGGIVLAVAKKAEYQLEPNMFFLFLLPPIVLDSGYFMPSRLFFDNIGAILTYAVVGTLWNSFATGTALWGLHRAGLMDPGVEAGLMDFLLFGSLISAVDPVAVLAVFEEVHVNETLFIIVFGESLLNDAVTVVLYKVFNSFVELGPAHIHATDYVKGVASFFLVSLGGTAVGLLFAFLLALITRFTKRVRIIEPLFVFLLAYVAYLAAEMVSLSAILAVTFCGICCKKYVEANISQKSRTTVKYTMKTLASSSETIIFMFLGISAVDTSKWTWDTALVLGTLFFILLFRAVGVVLQTYVLNRFRLIPLDKIDQVVMSYGGLRGAVAFALVILLDREKVKAKDYFVATTIVVVFFTVIVQGLTIKPLVTWLKVKRSDHHKPTLNEELHEHAFDHILAAVEDIVGHHGYHYWRDKWEQFDKKYLSQLLMRKSAYRLRDEIWDVYYKLNIRDAISFVDQGGHVHSAAKLALPSMPSRTSMSESSVTNLLRESGSGACLDLQVIDTVRSRRDKEDAAMHHVLRGSLYKPRRRYKASYSRHFISPDKQERQDKEIFRQNMKRRLETFKSTKHNVCSSKSKARLKEKGRKKKNISLTKEAPNGKTHRNVPWQDAAPVLVMVSSEEEESDSSETEKEDDEGIVFVARATDEVLQGKTTPGSLDVCPSPCIIPPSPTLAEKELPWKGDQADLAVYVSSETTKIVPVDMQKAWNQSISSLESIASPPGIESGPQHRRLACPVLEEQPQSASPAIPEQSSCFQFPSHVSKSGRSQSDSSPDGPEQQELQPLMAKEEQGRMPPTAETRWLMFNRASHL, encoded by the exons TTTTCCACCTGTCAAGGAAGGTGACATCCATTGTCCCGGAGAGCTGcctcctcatcctgctggggctgggcctGGGGGGCATCGTGTTGGCTGTGGCGAAGAAGGCTGAGTACCAACTGGAGCCCAACatgttcttcctcttccttctgccccCCATCGTCCTGGACTCGGGGTACTTCATGCCCAGCCGGCTGTTCTTTGACAACATCGGTGCCATCCTCACCTACGCTGTGGTGGGCACACTCTGGAACTCCTTCGCCACCGGCACCGCGCTCTGGGGGCTGCACCGGGCCGGGCTCATGG ATCCAGGTGTTGAAGCTGGGCTGATGGATTTCCTGCTCTTTGGCAGCCTGATTTCAGCTGTGGACCCTGTGGCAGTCCTGGCTGTCTTCGAAGAGGTCCATGTTAATGAGACCCTCTTCATCATTGTGTTTGGCGAGTCTCTCCTGAATGATGCTGTCACCGTG GTGCTGTACAAGGTCTTCAACTCTTTTGTGGAGCTGGGCCCAGCACACATCCACGCCACAGACTACGTGAAGGGGGTAG CCTCCTTCTTCCTGGTGAGCCTGGGGGGCACAGCCGTGGGGCTGCTCTTCGCCTTCCTGCTGGCCCTGATCACGCGGTTCACCAAGCGCGTGCGCATCATTGAGCCACTCTTTGTCTTCCTCCTGGCCTACGTCGCGTACCTTGCTGCCGAGATGGTCTCGCTCTCTGCCATCCTGGC AGTCACCTTCTGTGGGATCTGCTGCAAGAAGTACGTGGAAGCCAACATCTCCCAGAAATCCCGCACCACTGTCAAGTACACCATGAAGACACTGGCCAGCAGCTCAGAGACCATCATCTTCATGTTTCTGGGCATCTCAGCTGTGGACACCTCCAAGTGGACATGGGACACGGCACTGGTGCTGGGCACCCTGTTCTTTATCCTGCTCTTCAGAGCTGTGG GTGTTGTCCTCCAGACCTACGTGCTCAACCGCTTCCGTCTGATCCCCCTGGACAAGATCGACCAGGTGGTCATGTCATATGGTGGGCTCCGTGGGGCCGTGGCCTTCGCCCTGGTCATCCTGCTGGACAGGGAAAAGGTGAAAGCCAAGGACTACTTTGTGGCAACGACCATCGTGGTGGTGTTCTTCACTGTCATTGTGCAG GGCCTCACCATCAAACCCCTGGTGACGTGGCTGAAGGTGAAGCGCAGTGACCACCACAAACCCACGCTGAACGAGGAGCTGCATGAGCAC GCCTTTGACCACATCCTGGCAGCGGTGGAGGACATCGTAGGGCACCATGGCTACCACTACTGGCGGGACAA GTGGGAGCAGTTTGACAAGAAATATCTGAGCCAGCTCCTGATGCGGAAATCTGCCTACAGGCTGCGGGATGAGATCTGGGATGTTTACTACAAGCTGAACATCCGTGATGCTATCAGCTTTGTCGATCAG GGTGGCCACGTGCACTCGGCTGCCAAGCTGGCACTGCCCTCCATGCCCAGCCGCACATCCATGTCAGAGTCGTCAGTCACAAACCTCCT GAGGGAGAGTGGGAGTGGCGCATGCCTGGACCTGCAGGTGATCGACACGGTGCGGAGCCGCCGGGACAAGGAGGACGCTGCCATGCACCACGTGCTGCGAGGGAGCCTCTACAAGCCCCGCCGGAGG TACAAGGCCAGCTACAGCCGTCACTTCATCTCTCCAGATAAACAAGAGCGCCAAGATAAAGAAATCTTCCGGCAGAACATGAAGAGGCGTCTGGAGACCTTCAAGTCCACAAAGCACAATGTCTGCTCCTCCAAGagcaaggccaggctgaaggaaaaaggcaggaaaaag AAGAACATCTCTCTGACCAAAGAGGCACCCAATGGGAAGACACACAGAAATGTCCCCTGGCAGGATGCAG ctcctgtcctgGTGATGGTCAgctcagaggaggaggagagcgatagctcagagacagagaaggagGATGATGAGGGGATTGTGTTCGTCGCTCGAGCCACTGATGAGGTCCTGCAGGGAAAGACAACTCCTG GCAGCCTGGATgtctgccccagcccctgcatcATCCCTCCATCACCAACCTtggcagagaaggagctgcCATGGAAAGGAGACCAGGCTGATCTGGCTGTTTATGTCTCCTCGGAGACCACCAAAATCGTGCCAGTGGATATGCAGAAGGCGTGGAACCAAAGCATCTCCTCCCTGGAGAGCATCGCTTCCCCCCCAGGCATCGAGAGTGGACCTCAGCACAGGAGACTCGCAtgccctgtgctggaggagcaACCCCAGTCTGCAAGCCCGGCGattccagagcagagctcttgCTTCCAGTTCCCCAGCCATGTCTCCAAGAGCGGCCGGTCACAGAGTGACAGCAGCCCGGATGgtcctgagcagcaggagctgcagcctttgATGGCCaaagaggagcagggcaggatgcCACCCACTGCAGAGACCAGGTGGCTGATGTTCAACAGAGCAAGCCACCTCTGA
- the SLC9A5 gene encoding sodium/hydrogen exchanger 5 isoform X1 has protein sequence MQPPAASPGPAAPAGAELLRWQWREVQAPCLVAAWILVASLAKIVFHLSRKVTSIVPESCLLILLGLGLGGIVLAVAKKAEYQLEPNMFFLFLLPPIVLDSGYFMPSRLFFDNIGAILTYAVVGTLWNSFATGTALWGLHRAGLMDPGVEAGLMDFLLFGSLISAVDPVAVLAVFEEVHVNETLFIIVFGESLLNDAVTVVLYKVFNSFVELGPAHIHATDYVKGVASFFLVSLGGTAVGLLFAFLLALITRFTKRVRIIEPLFVFLLAYVAYLAAEMVSLSAILAVTFCGICCKKYVEANISQKSRTTVKYTMKTLASSSETIIFMFLGISAVDTSKWTWDTALVLGTLFFILLFRAVGQSVPLCVVLQTYVLNRFRLIPLDKIDQVVMSYGGLRGAVAFALVILLDREKVKAKDYFVATTIVVVFFTVIVQGLTIKPLVTWLKVKRSDHHKPTLNEELHEHAFDHILAAVEDIVGHHGYHYWRDKWEQFDKKYLSQLLMRKSAYRLRDEIWDVYYKLNIRDAISFVDQGGHVHSAAKLALPSMPSRTSMSESSVTNLLRESGSGACLDLQVIDTVRSRRDKEDAAMHHVLRGSLYKPRRRYKASYSRHFISPDKQERQDKEIFRQNMKRRLETFKSTKHNVCSSKSKARLKEKGRKKKNISLTKEAPNGKTHRNVPWQDAAPVLVMVSSEEEESDSSETEKEDDEGIVFVARATDEVLQGKTTPGSLDVCPSPCIIPPSPTLAEKELPWKGDQADLAVYVSSETTKIVPVDMQKAWNQSISSLESIASPPGIESGPQHRRLACPVLEEQPQSASPAIPEQSSCFQFPSHVSKSGRSQSDSSPDGPEQQELQPLMAKEEQGRMPPTAETRWLMFNRASHL, from the exons TTTTCCACCTGTCAAGGAAGGTGACATCCATTGTCCCGGAGAGCTGcctcctcatcctgctggggctgggcctGGGGGGCATCGTGTTGGCTGTGGCGAAGAAGGCTGAGTACCAACTGGAGCCCAACatgttcttcctcttccttctgccccCCATCGTCCTGGACTCGGGGTACTTCATGCCCAGCCGGCTGTTCTTTGACAACATCGGTGCCATCCTCACCTACGCTGTGGTGGGCACACTCTGGAACTCCTTCGCCACCGGCACCGCGCTCTGGGGGCTGCACCGGGCCGGGCTCATGG ATCCAGGTGTTGAAGCTGGGCTGATGGATTTCCTGCTCTTTGGCAGCCTGATTTCAGCTGTGGACCCTGTGGCAGTCCTGGCTGTCTTCGAAGAGGTCCATGTTAATGAGACCCTCTTCATCATTGTGTTTGGCGAGTCTCTCCTGAATGATGCTGTCACCGTG GTGCTGTACAAGGTCTTCAACTCTTTTGTGGAGCTGGGCCCAGCACACATCCACGCCACAGACTACGTGAAGGGGGTAG CCTCCTTCTTCCTGGTGAGCCTGGGGGGCACAGCCGTGGGGCTGCTCTTCGCCTTCCTGCTGGCCCTGATCACGCGGTTCACCAAGCGCGTGCGCATCATTGAGCCACTCTTTGTCTTCCTCCTGGCCTACGTCGCGTACCTTGCTGCCGAGATGGTCTCGCTCTCTGCCATCCTGGC AGTCACCTTCTGTGGGATCTGCTGCAAGAAGTACGTGGAAGCCAACATCTCCCAGAAATCCCGCACCACTGTCAAGTACACCATGAAGACACTGGCCAGCAGCTCAGAGACCATCATCTTCATGTTTCTGGGCATCTCAGCTGTGGACACCTCCAAGTGGACATGGGACACGGCACTGGTGCTGGGCACCCTGTTCTTTATCCTGCTCTTCAGAGCTGTGGGTCAGTCTGTCCCACTGT GTGTTGTCCTCCAGACCTACGTGCTCAACCGCTTCCGTCTGATCCCCCTGGACAAGATCGACCAGGTGGTCATGTCATATGGTGGGCTCCGTGGGGCCGTGGCCTTCGCCCTGGTCATCCTGCTGGACAGGGAAAAGGTGAAAGCCAAGGACTACTTTGTGGCAACGACCATCGTGGTGGTGTTCTTCACTGTCATTGTGCAG GGCCTCACCATCAAACCCCTGGTGACGTGGCTGAAGGTGAAGCGCAGTGACCACCACAAACCCACGCTGAACGAGGAGCTGCATGAGCAC GCCTTTGACCACATCCTGGCAGCGGTGGAGGACATCGTAGGGCACCATGGCTACCACTACTGGCGGGACAA GTGGGAGCAGTTTGACAAGAAATATCTGAGCCAGCTCCTGATGCGGAAATCTGCCTACAGGCTGCGGGATGAGATCTGGGATGTTTACTACAAGCTGAACATCCGTGATGCTATCAGCTTTGTCGATCAG GGTGGCCACGTGCACTCGGCTGCCAAGCTGGCACTGCCCTCCATGCCCAGCCGCACATCCATGTCAGAGTCGTCAGTCACAAACCTCCT GAGGGAGAGTGGGAGTGGCGCATGCCTGGACCTGCAGGTGATCGACACGGTGCGGAGCCGCCGGGACAAGGAGGACGCTGCCATGCACCACGTGCTGCGAGGGAGCCTCTACAAGCCCCGCCGGAGG TACAAGGCCAGCTACAGCCGTCACTTCATCTCTCCAGATAAACAAGAGCGCCAAGATAAAGAAATCTTCCGGCAGAACATGAAGAGGCGTCTGGAGACCTTCAAGTCCACAAAGCACAATGTCTGCTCCTCCAAGagcaaggccaggctgaaggaaaaaggcaggaaaaag AAGAACATCTCTCTGACCAAAGAGGCACCCAATGGGAAGACACACAGAAATGTCCCCTGGCAGGATGCAG ctcctgtcctgGTGATGGTCAgctcagaggaggaggagagcgatagctcagagacagagaaggagGATGATGAGGGGATTGTGTTCGTCGCTCGAGCCACTGATGAGGTCCTGCAGGGAAAGACAACTCCTG GCAGCCTGGATgtctgccccagcccctgcatcATCCCTCCATCACCAACCTtggcagagaaggagctgcCATGGAAAGGAGACCAGGCTGATCTGGCTGTTTATGTCTCCTCGGAGACCACCAAAATCGTGCCAGTGGATATGCAGAAGGCGTGGAACCAAAGCATCTCCTCCCTGGAGAGCATCGCTTCCCCCCCAGGCATCGAGAGTGGACCTCAGCACAGGAGACTCGCAtgccctgtgctggaggagcaACCCCAGTCTGCAAGCCCGGCGattccagagcagagctcttgCTTCCAGTTCCCCAGCCATGTCTCCAAGAGCGGCCGGTCACAGAGTGACAGCAGCCCGGATGgtcctgagcagcaggagctgcagcctttgATGGCCaaagaggagcagggcaggatgcCACCCACTGCAGAGACCAGGTGGCTGATGTTCAACAGAGCAAGCCACCTCTGA
- the SLC9A5 gene encoding sodium/hydrogen exchanger 5 isoform X5: MDFLLFGSLISAVDPVAVLAVFEEVHVNETLFIIVFGESLLNDAVTVVLYKVFNSFVELGPAHIHATDYVKGVASFFLVSLGGTAVGLLFAFLLALITRFTKRVRIIEPLFVFLLAYVAYLAAEMVSLSAILAVTFCGICCKKYVEANISQKSRTTVKYTMKTLASSSETIIFMFLGISAVDTSKWTWDTALVLGTLFFILLFRAVGQSVPLCVVLQTYVLNRFRLIPLDKIDQVVMSYGGLRGAVAFALVILLDREKVKAKDYFVATTIVVVFFTVIVQGLTIKPLVTWLKVKRSDHHKPTLNEELHEHAFDHILAAVEDIVGHHGYHYWRDKWEQFDKKYLSQLLMRKSAYRLRDEIWDVYYKLNIRDAISFVDQGGHVHSAAKLALPSMPSRTSMSESSVTNLLRESGSGACLDLQVIDTVRSRRDKEDAAMHHVLRGSLYKPRRRYKASYSRHFISPDKQERQDKEIFRQNMKRRLETFKSTKHNVCSSKSKARLKEKGRKKKNISLTKEAPNGKTHRNVPWQDAAPVLVMVSSEEEESDSSETEKEDDEGIVFVARATDEVLQGKTTPGSLDVCPSPCIIPPSPTLAEKELPWKGDQADLAVYVSSETTKIVPVDMQKAWNQSISSLESIASPPGIESGPQHRRLACPVLEEQPQSASPAIPEQSSCFQFPSHVSKSGRSQSDSSPDGPEQQELQPLMAKEEQGRMPPTAETRWLMFNRASHL; this comes from the exons ATGGATTTCCTGCTCTTTGGCAGCCTGATTTCAGCTGTGGACCCTGTGGCAGTCCTGGCTGTCTTCGAAGAGGTCCATGTTAATGAGACCCTCTTCATCATTGTGTTTGGCGAGTCTCTCCTGAATGATGCTGTCACCGTG GTGCTGTACAAGGTCTTCAACTCTTTTGTGGAGCTGGGCCCAGCACACATCCACGCCACAGACTACGTGAAGGGGGTAG CCTCCTTCTTCCTGGTGAGCCTGGGGGGCACAGCCGTGGGGCTGCTCTTCGCCTTCCTGCTGGCCCTGATCACGCGGTTCACCAAGCGCGTGCGCATCATTGAGCCACTCTTTGTCTTCCTCCTGGCCTACGTCGCGTACCTTGCTGCCGAGATGGTCTCGCTCTCTGCCATCCTGGC AGTCACCTTCTGTGGGATCTGCTGCAAGAAGTACGTGGAAGCCAACATCTCCCAGAAATCCCGCACCACTGTCAAGTACACCATGAAGACACTGGCCAGCAGCTCAGAGACCATCATCTTCATGTTTCTGGGCATCTCAGCTGTGGACACCTCCAAGTGGACATGGGACACGGCACTGGTGCTGGGCACCCTGTTCTTTATCCTGCTCTTCAGAGCTGTGGGTCAGTCTGTCCCACTGT GTGTTGTCCTCCAGACCTACGTGCTCAACCGCTTCCGTCTGATCCCCCTGGACAAGATCGACCAGGTGGTCATGTCATATGGTGGGCTCCGTGGGGCCGTGGCCTTCGCCCTGGTCATCCTGCTGGACAGGGAAAAGGTGAAAGCCAAGGACTACTTTGTGGCAACGACCATCGTGGTGGTGTTCTTCACTGTCATTGTGCAG GGCCTCACCATCAAACCCCTGGTGACGTGGCTGAAGGTGAAGCGCAGTGACCACCACAAACCCACGCTGAACGAGGAGCTGCATGAGCAC GCCTTTGACCACATCCTGGCAGCGGTGGAGGACATCGTAGGGCACCATGGCTACCACTACTGGCGGGACAA GTGGGAGCAGTTTGACAAGAAATATCTGAGCCAGCTCCTGATGCGGAAATCTGCCTACAGGCTGCGGGATGAGATCTGGGATGTTTACTACAAGCTGAACATCCGTGATGCTATCAGCTTTGTCGATCAG GGTGGCCACGTGCACTCGGCTGCCAAGCTGGCACTGCCCTCCATGCCCAGCCGCACATCCATGTCAGAGTCGTCAGTCACAAACCTCCT GAGGGAGAGTGGGAGTGGCGCATGCCTGGACCTGCAGGTGATCGACACGGTGCGGAGCCGCCGGGACAAGGAGGACGCTGCCATGCACCACGTGCTGCGAGGGAGCCTCTACAAGCCCCGCCGGAGG TACAAGGCCAGCTACAGCCGTCACTTCATCTCTCCAGATAAACAAGAGCGCCAAGATAAAGAAATCTTCCGGCAGAACATGAAGAGGCGTCTGGAGACCTTCAAGTCCACAAAGCACAATGTCTGCTCCTCCAAGagcaaggccaggctgaaggaaaaaggcaggaaaaag AAGAACATCTCTCTGACCAAAGAGGCACCCAATGGGAAGACACACAGAAATGTCCCCTGGCAGGATGCAG ctcctgtcctgGTGATGGTCAgctcagaggaggaggagagcgatagctcagagacagagaaggagGATGATGAGGGGATTGTGTTCGTCGCTCGAGCCACTGATGAGGTCCTGCAGGGAAAGACAACTCCTG GCAGCCTGGATgtctgccccagcccctgcatcATCCCTCCATCACCAACCTtggcagagaaggagctgcCATGGAAAGGAGACCAGGCTGATCTGGCTGTTTATGTCTCCTCGGAGACCACCAAAATCGTGCCAGTGGATATGCAGAAGGCGTGGAACCAAAGCATCTCCTCCCTGGAGAGCATCGCTTCCCCCCCAGGCATCGAGAGTGGACCTCAGCACAGGAGACTCGCAtgccctgtgctggaggagcaACCCCAGTCTGCAAGCCCGGCGattccagagcagagctcttgCTTCCAGTTCCCCAGCCATGTCTCCAAGAGCGGCCGGTCACAGAGTGACAGCAGCCCGGATGgtcctgagcagcaggagctgcagcctttgATGGCCaaagaggagcagggcaggatgcCACCCACTGCAGAGACCAGGTGGCTGATGTTCAACAGAGCAAGCCACCTCTGA